The following proteins are co-located in the Helicobacter acinonychis genome:
- a CDS encoding DUF2130 domain-containing protein, whose protein sequence is MRKIECPQCQTLIDVNEALYKQVESENQNQFLAQQKALEKEMGEKRVQYETRLKNLVQKEEALKQQEKEREAGFEDAVKRASALALQDERAKIMEEARKNAFLEERKRVEWMQKELEEKSKQVQELHQKEAEIERLKREKNEMESELKAEHEKKLNDKLVLEREKIEKALHEKNELQLRQKEEQLERLRNELKNAHRKAELGSQQLQGEVQELAIEEFLIQKFPLDCIEEIKKGQRGGDCIQVVHTREFQNCGKIYYESKRTKEFQKAWVEKLKSGMREVGADVGVIVSEALPKEMERMGLFEGVWVCSFEEFKGLSAALREGVIQVSLAKRSQENKGDKMDLLYRYLTSPEFSMQVGAIIEAFEQLKADLESEKRAMARIWKSREKQIEKVFDSTIGMYGSIKGIAGNAIGPVKALELGYDGGLGD, encoded by the coding sequence ATGCGAAAAATTGAATGCCCCCAATGCCAAACGCTCATCGATGTGAACGAGGCGCTATACAAACAGGTTGAATCCGAAAATCAAAATCAGTTTTTAGCCCAGCAAAAAGCGTTGGAAAAAGAAATGGGTGAAAAAAGAGTGCAGTATGAAACCCGTCTCAAAAATTTAGTGCAAAAAGAAGAGGCCCTAAAGCAGCAAGAAAAAGAGCGAGAAGCTGGGTTTGAAGATGCAGTCAAGCGAGCGAGTGCGTTGGCTTTGCAAGATGAAAGGGCTAAAATCATGGAAGAAGCCAGAAAAAACGCTTTTTTAGAGGAGCGAAAGCGCGTGGAATGGATGCAAAAAGAATTAGAGGAGAAATCCAAACAAGTCCAAGAATTGCACCAAAAGGAAGCGGAAATTGAAAGACTGAAAAGAGAAAAGAATGAAATGGAGAGCGAATTAAAAGCTGAACATGAAAAAAAGCTGAATGACAAATTGGTTTTGGAAAGGGAAAAAATAGAAAAAGCCTTGCATGAAAAAAACGAGCTGCAACTCAGGCAGAAAGAAGAGCAATTAGAAAGGTTAAGAAATGAGTTGAAAAACGCTCACAGAAAGGCTGAATTAGGCTCGCAACAACTCCAGGGCGAGGTGCAAGAACTGGCGATTGAAGAGTTTTTGATCCAAAAATTCCCCCTAGATTGCATTGAAGAAATCAAAAAAGGGCAAAGAGGGGGCGATTGCATTCAAGTGGTACACACCAGGGAGTTTCAAAATTGCGGGAAAATTTATTATGAGAGCAAACGCACTAAAGAATTTCAAAAGGCTTGGGTTGAAAAACTTAAAAGCGGCATGCGAGAGGTTGGGGCTGATGTGGGGGTCATTGTGAGTGAGGCATTGCCTAAAGAGATGGAGAGGATGGGGCTCTTTGAAGGGGTGTGGGTGTGCTCGTTTGAAGAGTTTAAGGGGTTAAGCGCGGCGTTAAGAGAGGGGGTTATTCAAGTGAGTTTGGCTAAAAGAAGTCAAGAAAATAAGGGCGATAAAATGGATTTGCTCTATCGTTATTTGACAAGCCCTGAATTTTCTATGCAGGTGGGAGCGATTATAGAGGCGTTTGAGCAGCTCAAGGCGGATTTAGAAAGCGAAAAACGAGCGATGGCTAGGATTTGGAAAAGCAGGGAAAAACAAATTGAAAAAGTGTTTGACAGCACGATTGGCATGTATGGTTCTATCAAGGGCATTGCAGGTAATGCCATAGGGCCAGTAAAGGCGTTAGAGCTTGGGTATGATGGGGGTTTGGGGGATTAG
- a CDS encoding AAA family ATPase: MAINLKKIKSLNAFCGLDTIETDGFGDYNVIFGNNGCGKTSLTRAFELLKHPHHIEKYRTISADKSPSVGFECRNQSYAIEPNSKIEAPFKVEIYNSDFLHDNAPFNGEFGLKKLDDGAIILDIPALGKETQAINQLKGCREKVEKRQKEIRDKNNENTFSAKQESEIKKCKGEIETIRKGVSSKIIPIKPDEIEIENICKVSKDEFKDEENALTELENDFERLNGAMKTFDGLKEIELPEYDQTIQDGLKFLFDFDTDKEVGKVSEKIKEHINRVGRDFIEKGRELQKAINDHACPFCTQKIPDKIVQEYTDYFNERVETFSQRSLKMSETLQKILGQWNTKEILQAFERFKPFIQDFPQKQESLEKALERIKGLLEKLQKEVVKKEGVKNKEEFQKTDEELSEIYKKIQQDVKETAEILSGKEQQEEKLKKLKIDLREARIKKAKHDSYDLQKRQKEAERKLSVFDRGHERLERLLTKIDNQLKGLYEQERPDIEVINHYLKVFNLPQYSLNKDYQIVLNSKALEHSAAKMILSDGEKNTLAFAYFLARLKLFYKKENLKDLVIAIDDPVSSLDEQRIYNISDRVARINQELAEERLKNEEKAQIFVLTHNHTFMACLINMVGTCARYFQLERDQNQLKIVCKDKVFGYFDTFYLLLFKEVYGFAKKEKVHDNHSEAINYGNKVRILLESFLKINFIDSFLEKKHASVLDRDKIEGLIETANGEVGLNFSKLPFNEDNCNIKDKGMLLEKLLGIRKGLHSESHGSVTDVFSPYKIPLKNVQEFARIAINAMKILSPYQTQSYMRSVDKN; encoded by the coding sequence ATGGCGATCAACCTTAAAAAGATAAAATCTCTTAACGCGTTTTGTGGTTTAGACACGATTGAAACGGATGGGTTTGGGGACTACAATGTTATTTTCGGGAATAACGGGTGTGGAAAAACCAGCTTGACGAGGGCTTTTGAGTTACTAAAACACCCACACCACATTGAAAAGTATCGCACTATTTCTGCTGATAAATCCCCAAGCGTTGGATTTGAGTGTAGAAATCAAAGCTATGCAATAGAGCCAAACAGCAAGATTGAAGCGCCCTTTAAAGTTGAAATCTATAATAGCGATTTTTTGCACGATAATGCACCTTTTAATGGCGAGTTTGGGCTTAAAAAACTGGATGATGGTGCAATCATTTTGGATATTCCGGCTTTAGGCAAAGAAACGCAAGCAATCAATCAATTAAAGGGTTGTAGAGAGAAAGTAGAAAAAAGACAAAAGGAAATTAGAGATAAAAACAATGAGAACACCTTCAGCGCCAAGCAAGAAAGTGAAATTAAAAAATGCAAGGGAGAAATAGAAACAATACGAAAAGGTGTGAGCTCAAAGATTATTCCAATAAAACCAGATGAGATTGAAATAGAGAATATCTGTAAGGTGTCAAAGGATGAGTTTAAAGATGAAGAAAATGCATTAACGGAGTTGGAAAACGATTTTGAGAGATTGAATGGAGCCATGAAAACATTTGATGGTTTAAAAGAGATAGAATTGCCTGAATATGACCAAACGATACAAGATGGTTTGAAGTTTTTATTTGACTTTGATACAGACAAAGAGGTAGGAAAAGTTTCAGAAAAAATTAAAGAGCATATTAACAGGGTTGGAAGAGATTTTATTGAGAAAGGAAGGGAATTGCAAAAAGCGATAAACGATCATGCATGCCCTTTTTGCACTCAAAAAATACCCGATAAGATTGTTCAAGAATATACAGATTACTTTAATGAGAGGGTTGAAACATTCAGCCAGCGTTCTTTAAAAATGAGTGAAACTTTGCAAAAGATTTTAGGGCAATGGAATACCAAAGAAATATTGCAAGCGTTTGAGCGGTTTAAACCTTTCATACAGGATTTTCCACAAAAACAAGAAAGTTTAGAAAAGGCGTTAGAGCGAATAAAAGGTTTATTAGAAAAACTTCAAAAAGAGGTGGTTAAAAAGGAAGGCGTTAAAAATAAAGAAGAGTTTCAAAAGACAGATGAAGAGTTGTCAGAAATCTATAAAAAGATCCAACAAGATGTCAAAGAGACTGCAGAGATCTTAAGCGGCAAGGAACAGCAAGAAGAGAAATTAAAAAAATTAAAAATTGATTTAAGAGAAGCAAGGATTAAAAAGGCTAAACATGATAGTTATGATTTGCAAAAACGCCAAAAAGAAGCTGAGAGAAAATTATCCGTTTTTGATCGTGGGCATGAAAGATTAGAACGCCTTTTAACAAAAATTGATAATCAACTTAAGGGGTTATATGAGCAAGAACGCCCCGATATTGAAGTTATTAATCATTATCTTAAGGTTTTCAATTTGCCTCAATATTCTTTGAATAAAGATTATCAAATTGTTTTAAACTCTAAGGCTTTAGAACATAGTGCGGCTAAAATGATTTTAAGCGATGGCGAAAAAAACACGCTTGCATTCGCGTATTTTTTAGCGCGTTTAAAATTATTTTACAAAAAAGAGAATTTAAAAGATTTAGTTATTGCCATAGATGATCCTGTATCCAGTTTGGATGAACAAAGGATTTATAACATTTCTGATAGAGTGGCAAGAATCAATCAAGAACTAGCAGAGGAAAGATTGAAAAATGAAGAGAAAGCGCAAATATTCGTTTTAACTCATAACCATACTTTTATGGCGTGTTTAATCAACATGGTAGGCACATGTGCTCGCTATTTCCAATTAGAACGCGATCAAAATCAATTAAAAATTGTTTGTAAAGATAAAGTGTTTGGTTATTTTGACACTTTCTACTTGCTTTTATTTAAAGAAGTGTATGGGTTTGCGAAAAAAGAAAAAGTGCACGATAATCATAGTGAAGCCATAAATTATGGGAATAAAGTAAGGATTTTATTAGAAAGTTTTTTAAAGATTAATTTCATTGACTCTTTTCTTGAAAAAAAACATGCTAGTGTTTTGGATAGAGATAAGATTGAAGGTTTGATAGAAACAGCAAATGGGGAAGTTGGATTAAATTTTTCAAAGCTGCCTTTTAATGAGGATAATTGCAATATAAAGGATAAAGGTATGCTTCTTGAGAAACTTTTAGGGATTAGAAAAGGCTTGCATTCAGAGAGCCATGGAAGCGTTACGGATGTTTTTAGCCCTTATAAAATCCCACTTAAAAATGTCCAAGAATTTGCCAGAATAGCTATTAATGCTATGAAAATTTTAAGTCCTTATCAAACACAATCTTATATGAGGAGTGTGGATAAAAATTGA
- the fmt gene encoding methionyl-tRNA formyltransferase codes for MRIVFMGTPGFAEVILRALIENQNNNIEVVGLFTQMDKPFGRKKELKAPETKTYILENHSNIPIFQPQSLKEPEVQILKGLKPDFIVVVAYGKILPKEVLKIAPCINVHASLLPKYRGASPVHEMILNDDTIYGVSAMLMDLELDSGDILGSASFLREGYLNLETLSLKLAHMGATLLLSTLKNFHSITPKPQDHASATFCKKITKADGLVGFKDAKSLFLKSLAFKTWPEIFLENNLKLLGVELVENEKSHREGEILRIDERGVLVGCLKGSVRIARLQAVGKKPLKAKDYLNGRRLKAGDILA; via the coding sequence ATGCGCATCGTATTTATGGGAACGCCTGGTTTTGCTGAAGTGATCTTAAGGGCGTTAATTGAAAATCAAAACAACAATATAGAAGTGGTGGGGCTATTCACTCAAATGGACAAACCTTTTGGGCGTAAAAAGGAATTGAAAGCCCCAGAGACTAAAACATACATTTTAGAAAACCATTCAAATATCCCCATTTTCCAGCCGCAAAGTTTGAAAGAGCCTGAAGTTCAAATTTTAAAAGGTTTAAAGCCTGATTTTATCGTGGTGGTGGCTTATGGTAAGATTTTGCCCAAAGAGGTTTTAAAAATCGCTCCTTGCATTAATGTGCATGCGTCGTTATTGCCTAAATACAGGGGGGCTTCACCCGTTCATGAGATGATACTCAATGACGATACGATTTATGGCGTAAGCGCCATGCTTATGGATTTGGAATTGGATAGCGGGGATATTTTAGGAAGCGCTTCTTTTTTAAGAGAAGGTTATTTGAATTTAGAAACTTTAAGCTTGAAATTAGCGCATATGGGGGCAACTTTACTCCTTTCAACGCTCAAAAATTTCCATTCAATTACCCCAAAACCTCAAGATCATGCTAGCGCGACTTTTTGTAAAAAAATCACCAAAGCCGATGGTTTAGTGGGTTTTAAAGACGCTAAAAGCTTGTTTTTAAAATCGCTTGCGTTTAAAACTTGGCCAGAAATCTTTTTAGAAAATAACCTTAAGCTTTTAGGAGTAGAATTAGTAGAAAATGAAAAAAGCCATAGAGAGGGCGAGATTTTAAGAATTGATGAAAGAGGCGTTCTTGTGGGTTGCCTAAAGGGCAGTGTGCGTATAGCGCGATTGCAAGCGGTGGGTAAAAAGCCCTTGAAAGCGAAAGATTATTTGAATGGCAGGCGTTTGAAAGCAGGCGATATTTTGGCATGA
- a CDS encoding biotin--[acetyl-CoA-carboxylase] ligase has product MRKCEKRVFESLPSTQTYLLEKLKNDAFKAPILVVAKNQSAGIGSRGNIWESAKSALTFSLALNASDLPKDLPMQANALYLGFLFKEVLKELGSQTWLKWPNDLYLGGQKIGGVLVNVYKNMRVCGIGVNRVSKKWACLDIGASDDLIIEGFLKKIKENLFWGEVLSKYALEFHRNDSFSFHNDWGELVSLKDAQLLEDGRILIEDKIYNRI; this is encoded by the coding sequence ATGAGAAAATGCGAAAAAAGGGTTTTTGAGAGCTTGCCTTCCACGCAAACCTATCTTTTAGAAAAACTTAAAAACGATGCATTCAAAGCCCCTATTTTAGTTGTGGCTAAAAACCAAAGCGCTGGGATAGGCAGTAGAGGGAATATTTGGGAGAGTGCAAAAAGCGCTTTGACTTTTTCGCTCGCTTTAAATGCAAGCGATTTGCCTAAAGATTTACCCATGCAAGCGAACGCTTTGTATTTGGGATTTTTATTCAAAGAAGTTTTAAAAGAGTTAGGTTCTCAAACCTGGCTTAAATGGCCTAATGACTTGTATTTAGGGGGTCAAAAAATAGGGGGCGTGCTGGTTAATGTTTATAAAAACATGCGGGTGTGCGGCATTGGAGTGAATAGGGTTTCAAAGAAATGGGCATGTTTAGATATTGGCGCGAGCGATGATTTGATTATAGAGGGCTTTTTAAAAAAAATCAAAGAAAATCTTTTTTGGGGGGAAGTTTTAAGTAAGTATGCGTTAGAATTCCATAGAAACGACTCTTTTAGTTTCCATAATGATTGGGGCGAATTGGTGAGTTTAAAAGATGCGCAATTGTTAGAAGACGGTCGCATTTTGATTGAAGATAAGATATATAATAGGATATAA
- the soj gene encoding chromosome partitioning ATPase Soj, which produces MNEIIAVANQKGGVGKTTTAVNLAASLAVFEKKILLIDFDPQANATSSLGFRRDKIDYDIYHVLIGRKQISQVILKTQMPFLDLVPSNLGLAGFEKTFYDSQDENKRGELMLKNALGGVIKLYDYIIIDSPPALGPLTINSLSAAHSVIIPIQCEFFALEGTKLLLNTIRMLQKSTNPKLKIRGFLPTMHVPQLNLTKGVLAELFKYFDSEFFRDSMTGEYIMIPKSVKLAESPSFGKPILLYDIKSNGSVAYQKLAQSIIQG; this is translated from the coding sequence GTGAATGAAATCATTGCAGTGGCTAATCAAAAAGGAGGCGTGGGCAAAACAACAACAGCGGTTAATTTAGCGGCTTCTTTAGCGGTGTTTGAGAAAAAAATCTTGTTGATTGACTTTGACCCTCAAGCTAACGCCACTTCAAGTTTGGGTTTTAGGCGCGATAAAATTGATTACGATATTTATCATGTGTTGATTGGCCGTAAGCAAATTTCTCAAGTGATCTTAAAAACCCAAATGCCTTTTTTGGATTTAGTGCCTTCTAATTTGGGTTTAGCTGGGTTTGAAAAGACTTTTTATGACAGCCAAGATGAGAATAAACGAGGCGAGCTCATGCTCAAAAACGCTTTAGGGGGCGTGATAAAGCTTTATGATTACATCATCATTGACTCTCCGCCAGCTCTAGGGCCTCTTACGATCAATTCGCTTTCAGCTGCGCATTCGGTGATTATCCCTATCCAGTGCGAGTTTTTTGCCCTTGAAGGCACTAAATTATTGCTCAACACCATTAGAATGCTGCAAAAAAGCACTAACCCTAAGCTCAAAATCAGAGGGTTTTTACCCACAATGCATGTCCCTCAACTCAATTTGACAAAAGGGGTTTTAGCGGAATTGTTTAAGTATTTTGACTCAGAGTTTTTTAGAGACTCTATGACAGGAGAGTATATTATGATCCCTAAAAGCGTGAAACTAGCGGAATCGCCTAGCTTCGGTAAGCCTATTTTGCTTTATGATATTAAATCTAATGGCAGCGTCGCTTATCAAAAATTGGCTCAAAGCATTATTCAGGGGTAG
- a CDS encoding ParB/RepB/Spo0J family partition protein — MAKNKVLGRGLADIFPEINEVYEQGLYERANRVIELGIDEVMPNPYQPRKVFSEDSLEELAQSIKEHGLLQPVLVVSENGRYHLIAGERRLRASKLAKMQTIKAIVVDIEQEKMREVALIENIQREDLNPLELAKSYKELLESYQMTQEELSKIVKKSRAHVANIMRLLTLSSKVQNALLEEKITSGHAKVLVGLDEKKQELILNSIIGQKLSVRQTEDLARDLKTTPHGDKKHGLKRTQTLIAKDELKRFNQNLWDHYKLKAALKGDKIVLQCYENSLLKAFIKKIMS, encoded by the coding sequence ATGGCAAAAAATAAAGTGTTGGGTAGGGGTTTAGCGGATATTTTTCCTGAAATCAATGAAGTGTATGAGCAGGGGCTCTATGAAAGAGCCAATCGGGTTATAGAGCTTGGTATTGATGAGGTGATGCCCAATCCTTACCAACCTAGGAAAGTCTTTAGCGAAGATTCTTTAGAAGAATTAGCGCAATCCATCAAAGAGCATGGTTTGTTGCAGCCGGTTTTAGTGGTGAGTGAGAACGGGCGTTACCATTTGATTGCAGGCGAAAGGCGCTTAAGAGCGAGCAAATTAGCCAAAATGCAAACGATTAAGGCGATTGTTGTGGATATTGAGCAAGAAAAAATGCGCGAAGTCGCCTTGATTGAAAACATCCAACGAGAAGATTTGAACCCTTTGGAGTTAGCCAAATCTTATAAAGAATTACTGGAAAGCTATCAAATGACCCAAGAAGAGCTTTCTAAAATCGTTAAAAAATCCAGAGCTCATGTGGCTAATATCATGCGTTTATTAACCCTCTCTTCTAAAGTGCAAAACGCTCTTTTAGAAGAAAAAATCACTTCAGGGCATGCAAAAGTTTTGGTTGGTTTGGATGAAAAAAAACAAGAATTGATTCTAAATTCAATCATAGGGCAAAAACTCAGCGTGCGCCAGACAGAAGATTTGGCGCGTGATCTCAAAACCACCCCGCATGGGGATAAAAAACATGGTTTGAAAAGAACCCAAACGCTTATCGCTAAAGACGAATTGAAACGCTTCAATCAAAATTTGTGGGATCATTACAAGCTTAAAGCGGCTTTGAAAGGGGATAAAATAGTTTTGCAATGTTATGAAAATTCTCTTTTGAAGGCTTTTATAAAAAAAATAATGTCTTAA
- a CDS encoding FoF1 ATP synthase subunit B' has protein sequence MNISVNPYLMAVVFVVFVLLLWAMDVWVYRPLLAFMDNRQAEIKDSLAKIKMDNTQSVEIRHQIDTLLKEAAEKRKEMLAEAIQKATESYDAVIKQKENELNQEFDAFAEQLQNEKQALKEQLQAQMPVFENELNKRVAMGLGG, from the coding sequence ATGAATATATCGGTTAATCCCTATTTAATGGCGGTCGTTTTTGTAGTGTTTGTGTTGCTTTTATGGGCGATGGATGTTTGGGTTTATAGGCCTTTGTTGGCTTTTATGGATAACAGACAGGCAGAGATAAAGGATAGCTTGGCTAAAATTAAAATGGATAACACCCAAAGCGTGGAGATCCGCCATCAAATTGACACCCTTCTTAAAGAAGCTGCAGAAAAGCGCAAAGAAATGCTAGCAGAAGCGATTCAAAAAGCCACAGAGTCTTATGATGCGGTGATCAAGCAAAAAGAGAATGAGCTCAATCAAGAGTTTGATGCGTTTGCTGAGCAGTTACAAAATGAAAAACAAGCCTTAAAAGAGCAGTTGCAAGCGCAAATGCCGGTATTTGAAAACGAGTTGAATAAGCGTGTGGCTATGGGTTTAGGGGGTTGA
- a CDS encoding F0F1 ATP synthase subunit B, with amino-acid sequence MVLVKMALGFLILLSPLCAMELDISQTDIIERSLNFLLFVGILWYFLAKKLRSFLHAKSLEISKHLDEIQAQLKASKENKKKLLKELEQAKEKAELIVSDANKEAYTITQKYELQTKIDVENLIKNSKALMDLEVKKIKRELVESVFKDLRESKKVSFSTQDCVNILKQRL; translated from the coding sequence ATGGTGTTAGTTAAAATGGCGTTAGGGTTTTTGATCCTTTTAAGTCCCTTGTGTGCGATGGAATTGGATATTTCACAAACAGATATTATAGAGCGTTCTTTAAACTTTCTCTTGTTTGTGGGGATTTTGTGGTATTTTTTGGCTAAAAAATTACGCTCATTCTTGCACGCTAAAAGCCTTGAGATCTCTAAACACTTAGACGAGATCCAAGCCCAACTCAAAGCGAGTAAAGAGAATAAGAAAAAACTCTTAAAAGAATTAGAGCAAGCCAAAGAAAAGGCTGAATTGATCGTTTCTGATGCGAATAAAGAAGCCTACACGATCACGCAAAAATACGAATTGCAAACCAAAATAGATGTGGAAAATTTGATCAAAAATTCTAAGGCGTTGATGGATTTAGAAGTTAAAAAGATCAAAAGAGAGTTGGTTGAAAGCGTTTTTAAAGATTTAAGAGAGAGTAAAAAAGTCTCTTTCAGCACGCAAGATTGCGTGAATATTTTGAAACAAAGGCTTTAA
- a CDS encoding F0F1 ATP synthase subunit delta: MQDLKVISKHYVKALKNHTKDDLALLEEMVVGLKNLAEAVKLHKLNQVLEHVSLKVKKEIVFEILEKTTPKKACLVLKPIMEIALKNNRLEILELVAEELSFDSKRTLEATLLVPQKLENKELEEVQQKLQARFNAPIEIVQDTWSKKGVSLSVSNLDLEIGFSKEEILKKIEKQVIQSI; this comes from the coding sequence ATGCAAGATTTAAAAGTGATCTCTAAGCATTATGTCAAGGCGTTAAAAAACCACACTAAAGATGATTTAGCGTTATTAGAAGAAATGGTTGTGGGGCTTAAAAATTTAGCAGAAGCGGTAAAACTGCATAAGCTTAATCAGGTGTTAGAGCATGTTTCTTTGAAAGTGAAAAAAGAAATTGTATTTGAAATATTGGAAAAAACAACTCCCAAAAAAGCATGCTTGGTTTTAAAACCCATAATGGAAATAGCGTTAAAAAATAACCGGCTTGAGATATTGGAATTGGTCGCTGAAGAGCTGTCCTTTGATTCTAAAAGGACTTTGGAAGCCACGCTTTTAGTTCCGCAAAAGCTTGAAAATAAGGAGCTAGAAGAAGTCCAACAAAAATTGCAAGCGCGTTTTAACGCCCCCATAGAAATCGTTCAAGACACTTGGTCTAAAAAAGGGGTTTCTTTAAGCGTTTCAAACTTGGATTTAGAAATAGGCTTTTCTAAGGAAGAGATTTTAAAGAAAATAGAAAAACAGGTTATTCAATCTATTTAA
- the atpA gene encoding F0F1 ATP synthase subunit alpha: MSQLKLEEISSVIEEKIKNFELDCDMAEVGKVVSYADGVAKIYGLNGVMSYEVLEFETGDKGVAANLEEDSVGVIVFGFGNNIKEGTSVKRTKSLMKVPVGDAVVGRVLNALGEPIDGKGEIETNEFSLIEQKAPGIMDRKSVHEPLQTGIKAIDALVPIGRGQRELIIGDKQTGKTTVAIDTIINQKGQNVICIYVAIGQKESTVAQVVRKLEEYGAMEYSVVVNASASDSAAMQYLAPYAGVAMGEYFRDHARHALIIYDDLSKHAVAYREISLILRRPPGREAFPGDVFYIHSRLLERAAKVCDEKGAGSLTALPIVETQAGDVSAYIPTNIISITDGQIFLETDLFYSGIRPAINVGLSVSRVGGAAQIKATKQVSGTLRLDLAQYRELQAFTQFASDLDEASKKQLERGQRMVEVLKQAPYSPLPIEKQVVIIYAGAKGFLDSVSVKKVVDFEERLYPFLEAKYPQVLEEIHIKKALDKDLEAMLKKALEEFKLTYSE, encoded by the coding sequence ATGTCCCAACTAAAATTGGAAGAAATCAGCTCGGTTATTGAAGAAAAGATCAAGAATTTTGAACTTGATTGCGATATGGCTGAAGTCGGCAAGGTCGTTTCATACGCTGATGGTGTGGCTAAGATTTATGGCTTAAATGGTGTGATGTCGTATGAAGTGTTGGAGTTTGAAACAGGAGATAAAGGCGTTGCGGCTAACTTAGAAGAAGATAGCGTTGGCGTGATTGTGTTTGGTTTTGGCAACAATATTAAAGAGGGGACGAGCGTTAAACGCACAAAGAGTTTGATGAAAGTCCCTGTTGGCGATGCAGTTGTTGGGCGCGTGTTGAACGCTTTGGGTGAGCCTATTGATGGCAAGGGCGAGATAGAAACGAATGAGTTTAGCCTCATAGAGCAAAAAGCCCCAGGCATTATGGACAGAAAATCTGTGCATGAGCCTTTACAAACTGGGATTAAAGCCATTGATGCGTTAGTGCCTATTGGGCGTGGGCAGAGGGAGTTGATCATTGGGGATAAACAAACCGGTAAAACCACTGTAGCAATAGATACGATCATCAACCAAAAAGGGCAAAATGTGATCTGCATTTATGTGGCTATTGGTCAAAAAGAATCCACCGTCGCGCAAGTGGTCCGTAAATTAGAAGAATACGGAGCGATGGAATACAGCGTTGTGGTTAACGCTTCAGCTTCTGATTCGGCTGCGATGCAATATTTAGCCCCTTATGCGGGTGTGGCTATGGGGGAATACTTTAGAGATCATGCCCGCCATGCCCTAATCATTTATGATGATTTGAGTAAGCATGCCGTCGCTTACAGAGAAATTTCTTTGATTTTAAGAAGACCTCCAGGTAGGGAAGCTTTTCCTGGCGATGTTTTTTATATCCACTCACGGCTTTTAGAAAGAGCGGCTAAAGTTTGCGATGAAAAAGGTGCAGGATCTTTAACCGCGCTCCCTATTGTGGAAACTCAAGCGGGCGATGTTTCAGCCTATATCCCTACGAATATCATTTCCATTACAGACGGACAAATTTTCTTAGAAACGGATTTGTTTTATTCAGGGATCCGCCCTGCTATCAATGTAGGCTTGTCGGTTTCAAGGGTTGGAGGGGCCGCTCAAATCAAAGCCACCAAGCAAGTTTCAGGGACTTTGCGCTTGGATTTAGCGCAATACAGAGAGTTGCAAGCCTTCACGCAATTCGCTTCTGATTTAGATGAAGCGAGTAAAAAGCAATTAGAAAGAGGGCAACGCATGGTAGAAGTGCTCAAACAAGCCCCTTATTCGCCCTTACCCATTGAAAAGCAAGTGGTCATTATTTATGCCGGGGCTAAAGGCTTTTTGGATAGCGTGAGCGTGAAAAAAGTCGTGGATTTTGAAGAGCGGCTATACCCTTTCTTGGAAGCAAAATACCCTCAAGTATTAGAAGAAATCCACATTAAAAAAGCGTTAGATAAGGATTTAGAAGCCATGCTAAAAAAAGCTTTAGAGGAATTCAAGCTCACTTATAGCGAGTAG